Proteins found in one Melospiza georgiana isolate bMelGeo1 chromosome 1, bMelGeo1.pri, whole genome shotgun sequence genomic segment:
- the GPD1L gene encoding glycerol-3-phosphate dehydrogenase 1-like protein: protein MALSAGPLKVCIVGSGNWGSAVARIIGNNVKHLQKFDPTVNMWVFEEDINGRKLTEIINTDHENVKYLPGCKLPDNVVAIPDLREAVQDADLLVFVIPHQFIQQVCDEITGHVPSTALGISLIKGIDQGPEGLKLISDIIREKMGIDISVLMGANIANEVAADKFCETTIGCKVLENGLLFKELLQTPNFRITVVDDADAVEVCGALKNVVAVGAGFCDGLGYGDNTKAAVIRLGLMEMIAFAKIFCTGQVSVATFLESCGIADLITTCYAGRNRRVAEAFATSGKSLEELEKEMLRGQKLQGPQTSAEVHQILKKQEILDKFPLFTAVYEICYEGRPVADIVSCLQNHPQHK, encoded by the exons ATGGCGCTCTCCGCCGGCCCCCTCAAGGTCTGCATCGTGGGCTCGGGCAACTG GGGTTCTGCAGTTGCCAGAATAATAGGTAATAATGTAAAACATTTGCAGAAGTTTGATCCCACAGTGAACATGTGGGTCTTCGAGGAGGATATTAATGGGAGAAAACTGACAGAAATCATAAATACTGACCATGAAAATGTAAAGTATCTCCCTGGATGCAAGCTGCCTGATAATGTG GTTGCTATTCCAGACCTTCGTGAAGCGGTACAGGATGCAGACTTGCTGGTTTTTGTCATTCCTCATCAGTTCATCCAGCAGGTCTGCGATGAAATCACAGGACACGTACCCAGTACAGCCCTCGGCATAAGTCTCATAAAG GGAATAGATCAAGGCCCGGAGGGACTCAAACTGATCTCTGACATTATTCGAGAGAAGATGGGAATAGACATCAGTGTGCTGATGGGAGCTAACATTGCCAATGAGGTGGCAGCAGACAAATTCTGTGAAACCACAATAG GCTGCAAAGTTTTGGAAAATGGCCTTCTCTTCAAAGAACTCCTGCAGACTCCAAACTTCCGAATAACTGTAGTAGATGATGCAGATGCAGTTGAGGTGTGTGGTGCTCTGAAG AATGTAGTAGCAGTGGGAGCTGGTTTCTGTGATGGCCTTGGCTACGGTGACAATACCAAAGCTGCTGTTATTCGCCTTGGCCTAATGGAGATGATCGCCTTCGCCAAAATTTTTTGCACGGGACAGGTTTCTGTTGCCACTTTCCTGGAGAGCTGTGGCATTGCTGATCTCATCACAACGTGTTACGCTGGCCGGAATCGACGTGTAGCAGAAGCATTCGCTACATCTGGAAAG TCTCTTGAAGAATTAGAGAAAGAAATGTTGCGTGGTCAGAAACTCCAAGGGCCACAGACTTCTGCAGAAGTGCATCAGATCCTGAAGAAGCAAGAAATACTGGACAA GTTTCCACTCTTCACTGCTGTGTATGAAATCTGCTATGAAGGGAGACCTGTTGCAGACATAGTATCCTGCCTTCAGAATCATCCACAGCACAAGTAA